TGTGGCGCCGCCTGCCGGACCGGGGGCTGCGGCTCAGGCTGCTCGGGCTTGCCGTAGCCGCTGTCCCGCCCGCTGTCGCGGCCGCGGTCAGCGTTACCACGACCCGCGGAGGCGAGCTTCTGCCGAAGGTCCTCGTTCTCGTGGTTGAGGCGTTCGAGTTCGGACTCGACTTCGTCGAGGAACTGGTCCACCTCTCCCATGTCGTAACCCTCCCGCAAACGGACGGGCGTGAAGCGCTTGTTGCGCACGTCCTCGGGTGTCAACGGCATGACCTCACCTCAGGCTCGCAGGGCTCGACTTACGTGGATATCGGAGCAACCGTACCCGGTTTGGGTGACAAAGACCGAGGGGGCTCCGGAAACTACCTGTTCGGCACGATCCGGTCACCGACCGAACGGACGAACGGACCGATCGGGGGGCGGATCACCAGCAGATCACCGGACGGCGCCGGACATACCGGCGCCGGTTGGTGGTCACCCGCCGAAGATCGCCAGGACCAGTGCCTGCAGGACGTAGATGATCACGATCAGCAGCAGGAACGACAGGTCCAGGGCGAAGCCACCCAGCCGAAGGGGCGGGATGACCTTGCGAAGGGCCTTCAGCGGAGGGTCGGTGACGGTGTAGACGCCCTCGAGGATGACGAGCAGCACTCCGCGCGGCTCCCAGGAGCGGGCGAAGAACTGCACCCAGTCCACCACCAGCCGCACGAAGAGCAACACGAGGAAGATCCATAGTACGGAGTACAGGATCTGGCCGATGATCTGCACGAACACTCCTTTGGGGGCCTTGCCGCCGGATCTCGAGCCTATCCCGCCGGCTCCTCGCCACGGCCCGGCCGACCCTCCGGGATCACCCGGGCAGACCCCTGAGGTCACGCGGGCGCGACGCGCGCCCAGGGGTCCGGTGCAGGGGCTCAGCTCTGGTTGAAGAAACCCGCCTCGGCCATGCGCTCCTTGTCCTCGGCCCTGACCTTCACGTTGACCGGGGAGAGCAGGAAGACCTTGGCCGTCACGCGTTCGATGCTCCCGCGCAGCCCGAAGATCAGACCGGCCGCGAAGTCGACCAGACGCTTGGCGTCGGAGTCGTCCATCCCGGTGAGGTTCATGATCACCGGCGTACCGTCACGGAAGTGCTCGCCGATCAGCCGGGCGTCGTTGTAGGTACGGGGGTGCAGTGTCGTGATGCGTGACATCTCCACCTCCGGTGCCGCCTGGACCTGACGTCGGTCGGGGAATGCTGCCACGGTGCCGCCCTTGTCCTCGTCGATCTCGGCCGGCGACGGGGTAGCCGGACGGGTGCCCCGAGCCTCCCGTTCGCGGTCCTCACCGTCGTCGATGTAGTCGCCCTCGTAGGCTCCGTCGTAGTCCTCTTCGTAACGGCCCTGGTCTTCTACGAGACCGAGGTACACCGCGACCTTGCGCATCGCGCCTGCCATGTGAACCTCTCGCCTTCTGCTGTCAGCTGCGCCGGGCCGAGCATGCAGCCCCGTCCGGCGTTGACGCTACCTGTCGTTACCGCGCTC
This sequence is a window from Actinopolymorpha sp. NPDC004070. Protein-coding genes within it:
- the sepF gene encoding cell division protein SepF, which codes for MAGAMRKVAVYLGLVEDQGRYEEDYDGAYEGDYIDDGEDREREARGTRPATPSPAEIDEDKGGTVAAFPDRRQVQAAPEVEMSRITTLHPRTYNDARLIGEHFRDGTPVIMNLTGMDDSDAKRLVDFAAGLIFGLRGSIERVTAKVFLLSPVNVKVRAEDKERMAEAGFFNQS
- a CDS encoding YggT family protein, translating into MQIIGQILYSVLWIFLVLLFVRLVVDWVQFFARSWEPRGVLLVILEGVYTVTDPPLKALRKVIPPLRLGGFALDLSFLLLIVIIYVLQALVLAIFGG